From a single Apium graveolens cultivar Ventura chromosome 2, ASM990537v1, whole genome shotgun sequence genomic region:
- the LOC141707859 gene encoding transcription factor MYB60-like codes for MGRPPCCDKIGIKKGPWTPEEDIILVSYVQDHGPGNWRSVPTNTGLMRCSKSCRLRWTNYLRPGIKRGSFTPHEEGMIVHLQSLLGNKWAAIASYLPQRTDNDIKNYWNTHLKKKVIKKLQNSGSSSDDQKVFNTTDKTSYMADQASTITSTLRLDHASNSSSSNSNTVYASSTQNISRLLEGWMRSSPTKKKMNTLDASASAASSVHLHGNHDDSSRTSIFGFRPKASENKEYCNQELISNEEFESILSLDNLNTAASNMANWDDHNYSDKADDPDDDAHDHDKVKHEHEKLPKEVNDHDHDHMNTNPPTPPPLSFLEKWLLEEASTAAQEEDLMQLPPIFST; via the exons ATGGGGAGGCCTCCATGCTGTGACAAAATAGGTATTAAGAAAGGGCCTTGGACCCCTGAAGAAGATATCATTCTTGTTTCCTACGTCCAGGATCATGGTCCTGGTAACTGGAGATCTGTGCCTACAAACACCG GGTTGATGAGGTGTAGCAAAAGTTGCAGACTCAGGTGGACTAATTACTTGAGACCAGGGATCAAAAGAGGAAGCTTCACCCCTCATGAAGAAGGCATGATTGTTCACCTCCAATCTTTACTTGGAAACAA ATGGGCAGCAATAGCTTCGTACCTTCCACAAAGGACAGATAATGATATTAAGAATTACTGGAATACTCACTTGAAAAAGAAAGTAATTAAAAAGTTACAGAATTCAGGATCTTCTTCAGATGATCAGAAAGTATTCAACACTACTGACAAAACGAGTTATATGGCAGACCAAGCCTCGACAATTACTAGTACTCTGAGGTTAGACCATGCCAGTAACTCTTCCAGTAGTAATTCTAATACAGTGTATGCGTCTAGCACACAAAATATTTCAAGGCTTCTTGAAGGATGGATGAGATCTTCTCCAACGAAAAAGAAGATGAATACTTTAGACGCTTCTGCTTCTGCTGCTTCTTCTGTACATCTTCATGGAAATCATGATGACTCCTCAAGAACTTCGATTTTTGGTTTTAGGCCAAAGGCTAGTGAGAATAAAGAGTACTGCAATCAAGAACTAATCTCTAATGAAGAGTTCGAGTCTATATTATCGTTGGATAACTTAAACACTGCTGCTAGTAATATGGCCAATTGGGATGACCACAATTACTCCGACAAAGCTGATGATCCTGATGACGATGCCCATGATCACGACAAAGTTAAGCACGAACATGAAAAATTACCCAAGGAAGTGAATGATCATGATCATGATCATATGAATACGAATCCACCTACTCCACCTCCATTATCTTTTCTTGAAAAATGGCTATTGGAAGAAGCCTCTACAGCTGCTCAAGAAGAGGACCTGATGCAATTGCCTCCTATTTTCTCAACATGA